In Phyllopteryx taeniolatus isolate TA_2022b chromosome 1, UOR_Ptae_1.2, whole genome shotgun sequence, the following proteins share a genomic window:
- the igfbp6b gene encoding insulin-like growth factor-binding protein 6b, with the protein MPLLCHLTSVVLLLIVQCGSWTGANRLGPFKVCPSCRDPPGAGRTPREHNVAGGTSALARGETCGVYTLSCAKGLRCVPPPREHSPLQALLQGRGVCVKHSRTSPTERPHPTGPHPSHSGDIEKAPCRKLLNSVLRGLQLTIIQSDRDIYVPNCDTRGFYRKKQCRSSKGTRRGHCWCVDELGTPVPSRSGEDGVLPCDGQ; encoded by the exons ATGCCTTTGCTTTGCCACTTGACTAGCGTTGTCTTACTGCTAATTGTTCAGTGTGGATCATGGACAGGGGCGAACCGTTTGGGCCCCTTCAAGGTCTGTCCTAGTTGCAGGGATCCGCCGGGGGCAGGGAGGACCCCCAGGGAGCACAATGTTGCCGGCGGCACGTCGGCGTTGGCCCGGGGAGAGACCTGTGGCGTGTACACCCTGAGCTGTGCCAAGGGGCTCCGCTGTGTGCCCCCGCCACGGGAGCACAGCCCCCTTCAGGCTCTTTTGCAAGGCAGGGGCGTTTGTGTCAAGCACAGCAGGACCAGTCCCACTGAGAGGCCCCACCCGACAG GACCTCATCCTTCACACAGTGGTGACATTGAAAAA GCACCGTGTCGCAAACTGCTCAACAGTGTCCTGAGGGGTTTGCAGCTGACCATCATCCAGTCTGACCGCGACATTTATGTACCTAACTGTGACACCCGGGGCTTCTACAGAAAAAAGCAG TGCCGCTCTTCCAAAGGCACGCGGCGCGGCCACTGCTGGTGCGTGGACGAGCTGGGCACACCGGTGCCCTCGCGGAGCGGCGAGGACGGCGTCCTACCGTGCGACGGGCAGTGA
- the pip4k2ca gene encoding phosphatidylinositol 5-phosphate 4-kinase type-2 gamma: protein MASLGNSAATSLSSSPMVVLAPKTKTKKKHFVQQKVKVFRASEPVLSVFMWGVNHSINDLNQVPVPVMLLPDDFKANTKIKVNNHLFNKENLPGHFKFKEYCPQVFRNLRERFGIEDLDYQVSLTRSPPTRSVNEQGEGLLLNSYDRTLIVKQISSEDVADMHSILSEYHQHIVKCHGSTLLPQFLGMYRVSVESEETYLIVMRNMFSHRMVVHRKYDLKGSLVDREASDKERGKELPTFKDMDFRNNMQKVYVTEEQKEKLMEKLNRDVEFLVKLKIMDYSLLLGIHDAGRAEREEEECEEVSNEDEQEAENGSAPGPAAGSYGTSPEGIAGYMSCCKPLGAGEFDPYVDVYAVSSCPGAPQREVYFMGLIDVLTQYDTKKKAAHAAKTVKHGAGAEISTVHPEQYAKRFRDFISNIFA, encoded by the exons ATGGCTTCGCTGGGCAACTCGGCGGCCACTTCCTTGAGTAGTAGTCCCATGGTGGTGCTGGCGCCCAAGACCAAGACGAAAAAGAAACACTTTGTTCAGCAGAAGGTGAAAGTGTTCCGAGCCAGCGAGCCTGTCCTCAGCGTGTTCATGTGGGGCGTCAATCACTCG ATTAACGATCTCAACCAGGTTCCGGTACCAGTCATGTTGCTGCCTGATGACTTCAAGGCCAACACAAAGATCAAAGTTAACAACCATCTTTTCAACAA AGAAAATCTTCCTGGACATTTTAAATTCAAGGAGTATTGTCCTCAAGTCTTTAGAAATCTAAGAGAACGCTTCGGTATTGAAGATTTGGACTATCAG GTGTCGTTGACCCGCAGTCCCCCGACGAGGAGCGTCAACGAGCAAGGAGAGGGGCTGCTCCTCAACTCCTATGACCGTACTCTGATCGTCAAGCAAATCTCCAGCGAGGACGTGGCGGACATGCACAGCATCCTGTCAGAGTATCACCAG CACATCGTGAAGTGTCACGGGAGCACCCTGCTGCCACAGTTCCTGGGAATGTACCGGGTGAGTGTGGAGAGTGAAGAGACCTACCTGATTGTCATGAGGAACATGTTCAGCCACAGAATGGTGGTCCACAGGAAGTACGACCTGAAG GGTTCTCTGGTGGATCGGGAAGCAAGCGACAAAGAGCGA GGTAAAGAGCTTCCCACCTTTAAGGACATGGACTTCAGAAACAACATGCAGAAGGTGTACGTGACAGAGGAGCAGAAGGAGAAGTTAATGGAAAAACTAAATCGGGATGTGGAG TTCCTGGTGAAGTTGAAGATCATGGACTACAGCCTGCTGCTGGGCATCCACGATGCAGGCCGGGCCgagcgggaggaggaggaatgcGAAGAGGTTTCCAACGAGGACGAGCAGGAGGCGGAGAACGGCTCGGCCCCCGGTCCCGCCGCAGGCTCTTACGGCACATCTCCGGAGGGGATCGCCGGTTACATGTCCTGCTGCAAGCCTCTCGGGGCCGGGGAGTTTGACCCTTACGTGGACGTCTACGCTGTCTCCAGCTGCCCGG gcgCCCCTCAGAGGGAGGTCTACTTCATGGGCCTGATCGATGTCCTCACTCAGTACGACACCAAGAAGAAAGCCGCTCACGCTGCCAAGACCGTCAAACACGGG GCGGGCGCTGAAATTTCCACCGTACACCCCGAGCAGTATGCCAAACGATTCCGGGACTTCATTTCTAACATTTTTGCATAA